One Aerococcus urinaeequi DNA segment encodes these proteins:
- the rpsB gene encoding 30S ribosomal protein S2 has protein sequence MPVISMKQLLEAGVHFGHQTRRWNPKMDKYIFTERNGIYIIDLQKTVKLVDQAYNAMRDLVGNDGIALFVGTKKQAQDSIADEATRAGQYYVNHRWLGGTLTNWETIQKRIKHLKNIKEMEVDGTFDVLPKKEVVGLLKEKERLEKFLGGIEDMPRIPDVMFVVDPRKEKIAIQEAHKLNIPVIAMVDTNCDPDDVDYVIPSNDDAIRAIKLITGGMAEAILEAKQGAQEEAEQDVTVEDFKGDEVLDEVAE, from the coding sequence ATGCCAGTTATTAGCATGAAACAATTATTAGAAGCTGGTGTTCACTTTGGACATCAAACACGTCGTTGGAACCCTAAAATGGATAAATACATCTTTACTGAACGTAATGGTATTTACATCATTGACTTACAAAAAACTGTTAAGTTAGTAGACCAAGCTTACAACGCTATGCGTGATTTAGTAGGTAACGATGGTATCGCGTTATTCGTAGGTACTAAAAAACAAGCACAAGATTCAATCGCTGACGAAGCGACTCGTGCAGGTCAATACTACGTAAATCACCGTTGGTTAGGTGGTACTTTAACTAACTGGGAAACTATCCAAAAACGTATCAAACACTTAAAAAATATTAAAGAAATGGAAGTAGACGGTACTTTTGACGTTCTTCCTAAAAAAGAAGTTGTTGGCTTATTGAAAGAAAAAGAACGTCTAGAAAAATTCTTAGGCGGTATCGAAGATATGCCACGTATTCCAGATGTTATGTTTGTTGTTGACCCTCGTAAAGAAAAAATTGCGATCCAAGAAGCACACAAATTAAACATCCCTGTTATCGCTATGGTTGATACTAACTGTGATCCGGATGACGTAGATTACGTAATCCCTTCAAACGATGACGCTATCCGCGCTATCAAATTGATCACTGGTGGTATGGCTGAAGCAATTCTTGAAGCTAAACAAGGCGCTCAAGAAGAAGCTGAACAAGATGTAACAGTTGAAGACTTCAAAGGTGACGAAGTTTTAGACGAGGTTGCTGAGTAA